Below is a window of Deinococcus multiflagellatus DNA.
CCGCCGTAGCTGACCGCGCGGCTGCTGGTCTGCTTGGGGGTGGCGCCGGTGCCCTTGATCCCCGCCTCGAACTTCTGGAACTCGCCCGCCGGGGTGGGCGACGTGCCGTTCCTGGGCGTGAACAGCAGGCGGATCATGGTGGCGGGCGGCGCCTTGGCCGACACCAGGCTTACGCCGCTGGTGCCGTCCTGAAAGTCGGCGCCCAGCCAGCCTTTGGGCAGGCTGACGGTAAAGGGCAGTTGGGGATCGCTGAACGGCACCAGGGTCTGGGCCTGGGCCAGGGGCGAGAGGAGTGTGGCAAGACCAAGCGCGGCAACAACCTTCATGGGGCGCACCGTAGCAGGCCAAGGTGAGTGCTGACCCCAGGGCAGATGGGCACGATCACCGCTCAGCCGTCAGCGGTTCATCAGCCCCGGGTGGGGCCACAGGCGCAGGTTGGCTGGCCCAGCCACGTCCCGCAGGGCCACGAAGCCGTAGGCGCGGCTGTCCAGGCTTTCGCCCAGGCGGCGGTTGTCGCCCAGCACCCACACCTTGCCCGGGGGCACGCGCTGGGCGGCCTGATCTTGCACGAAACCTTCGCTGGCGTAGCTTTCGGCCAGCACCTTGCCATTCACCACCACGCGGCCGTCCTGAACAGCCACGGTGTCGCCGGGCAGGCCCACCACCCGCTTGATGTTGTACGGGCGGTGACGCAGGCCGTACACCGTTTCATAGGCGTAACCGCTGTCCTGCGGCGCCTTGAACACCAGCAGGTCGCCCCGGTGGGGATAGCTGCGCCACAGGCCAGCGGCATGCAGCCAGCGCGGATATTTCAGCAGCAGCAGGGCGTCGCCGCTGTGCAGGG
It encodes the following:
- the lepB gene encoding signal peptidase I; protein product: MADRSSSSGWRAWVLGGLLPVYLLTTFGFTLARVRGDSMQPTLHSGDALLLLKYPRWLHAAGLWRSYPHRGDLLVFKAPQDSGYAYETVYGLRHRPYNIKRVVGLPGDTVAVQDGRVVVNGKVLAESYASEGFVQDQAAQRVPPGKVWVLGDNRRLGESLDSRAYGFVALRDVAGPANLRLWPHPGLMNR